From a single Nanoarchaeota archaeon genomic region:
- a CDS encoding SAM-dependent methyltransferase, translating to MVNERITEDFFRDNVKKDDFYKKGKIILEEQSSKNIKIDKLLKNASKNGIGGGRPEFVIQFKENPDLILIVECKSNVLFHESKEGTKYKEYAVDGVLLYSSFLSKEYDVISIAISGEEKNNLRISHFLQLRGTVEAHKIFEEDKLLSLTDYLNGYKTDEKKFNQDYQELLKYSKILNDKLHSIKIPESQRSLLISGVLIALTDKAFRNAYKFQKPKELSENLINTIKNKLTNVQNEHINEIITTYSFIKTHTIISKEENKLRDIITEIDEKINNFMKTYKYYDVLGQFYIEFLRYANNDKGLGIVLTPPHITELFSEIANVNKDSIVLDNCTGTGGFLISAMRKMIKDAGNDGKKEEKIKHEQLVGIEFQHEIFALVCSNMYIHGDGRSNLIKGSCFDEKIIKHVKEFKPNVGFLNPPYKSTKTDPEELEFVLNNLSVLQKGSLCIAIIPMSCALAQSGIGLTLKEKLLREHTLEAVFSMPTELFHNSDVGVNTCVMVFRTKENHPANYKTYFGYWKDDGFIKRKSGRDDYKNKWSEIKKYWLENYRNKEEIEGFSVKKYVAANDEWCVEAYMETDYSKLNEKDFEKTLKDFVAFKFLNRGI from the coding sequence ATGGTTAATGAACGGATTACTGAAGATTTTTTCAGAGATAATGTAAAAAAAGATGACTTTTATAAAAAAGGTAAAATTATTCTTGAAGAACAATCCTCTAAAAATATCAAAATCGATAAACTTTTAAAAAACGCTTCAAAAAATGGAATTGGTGGCGGTCGCCCTGAATTTGTAATTCAATTTAAAGAAAATCCTGATTTAATACTTATTGTAGAATGTAAATCAAATGTTTTATTTCATGAATCTAAAGAAGGAACAAAATATAAAGAGTATGCAGTAGATGGCGTGTTATTATATTCATCATTTTTGTCTAAAGAATACGACGTGATTTCTATTGCAATAAGTGGTGAAGAAAAAAATAATTTAAGAATATCTCATTTTTTGCAATTAAGAGGCACTGTAGAAGCTCATAAGATATTCGAAGAAGACAAATTATTATCATTGACAGATTATTTGAATGGATACAAAACAGATGAAAAGAAATTTAATCAAGATTATCAAGAATTATTAAAATATTCTAAAATTCTTAATGATAAATTGCATTCAATAAAAATCCCGGAATCGCAAAGAAGTCTTTTAATTAGTGGTGTTCTTATTGCTTTAACAGATAAAGCATTTCGCAATGCATACAAATTTCAGAAACCCAAAGAATTATCTGAAAATTTAATTAATACAATTAAAAATAAATTGACCAATGTTCAAAATGAACACATAAATGAAATTATTACTACTTACAGTTTTATTAAAACGCATACAATCATTTCTAAAGAAGAAAATAAATTAAGAGACATAATAACCGAGATAGATGAAAAAATAAATAATTTTATGAAAACATATAAATATTATGATGTTCTAGGACAATTTTATATTGAGTTTTTAAGATATGCTAATAATGATAAAGGATTAGGAATTGTTTTAACTCCGCCGCACATAACTGAACTTTTCTCAGAAATAGCCAATGTGAATAAGGATAGCATAGTTTTAGATAATTGCACAGGAACTGGCGGTTTTTTAATTTCTGCAATGAGAAAAATGATTAAAGATGCAGGAAATGATGGTAAAAAAGAAGAAAAAATTAAACACGAACAACTTGTTGGAATTGAATTTCAACATGAGATATTTGCGTTAGTTTGCTCTAATATGTATATTCATGGAGATGGTAGGAGTAATTTAATAAAAGGTTCTTGTTTTGATGAAAAAATAATAAAGCATGTTAAAGAATTTAAACCAAATGTAGGATTTTTAAATCCTCCTTACAAGTCTACAAAAACAGATCCAGAAGAATTAGAATTTGTTTTAAACAATTTATCCGTGCTTCAAAAAGGTTCATTATGCATTGCTATTATTCCCATGAGTTGTGCTTTAGCTCAAAGCGGAATTGGATTAACATTAAAAGAAAAATTATTAAGAGAACATACATTAGAAGCTGTTTTTTCTATGCCTACAGAACTATTTCATAATTCGGATGTGGGTGTAAATACTTGTGTAATGGTTTTCAGAACAAAAGAAAATCATCCAGCGAATTATAAAACTTATTTCGGATATTGGAAAGACGATGGGTTTATCAAAAGAAAATCCGGAAGGGATGATTATAAAAATAAATGGAGCGAAATAAAAAAATATTGGTTGGAAAATTATAGAAATAAAGAAGAAATTGAAGGGTTTAGTGTTAAAAAATATGTGGCAGCCAATGATGAATGGTGTGTAGAAGCATATATGGAAACAGATTATTCTAAATTAAATGAAAAAGATTTTGAAAAAACATTAAAAGATTTTGTCGCTTTTAAATTTTTAAACAGGGGGATTTAA
- a CDS encoding restriction endonuclease subunit S: MVKVKDYFDLNYGVNLEFSNMEEDSNGIPFVARTEKNNGVVGKVKLIEGINPNPANTISVSCGGSVMASFLQEEPYYSGFHILYLTPKIKLNERELLYYCMCLKQNAWKYSYGRQANKTLKDLEIPSKEEIPTWAYSLKVNELKKEPIISKKIELDVKNWKNFKIIDLFEIKKGERLVKEERIEGMIPLITATSENNGVVDYISYDDFKDNKKIFRDKVTIDMFFNVFYHNYGYFSDDNVHTLIPKNISLNKYVCLFLATTLKKLHYKYDFGRQARLQRLDFDEIKLPVDKKGTPDWQVMEEYIKSLNYSSNL; this comes from the coding sequence ATGGTTAAAGTAAAAGATTATTTTGATTTAAATTATGGTGTTAATTTAGAATTCTCCAATATGGAAGAAGATTCTAATGGCATTCCATTTGTAGCCAGAACCGAAAAAAACAATGGTGTTGTTGGCAAAGTCAAATTAATTGAAGGAATAAATCCAAATCCGGCAAATACGATTTCAGTTTCTTGTGGTGGTTCTGTAATGGCGAGTTTTTTACAAGAAGAACCGTACTATAGTGGGTTTCACATACTATACCTAACACCAAAAATAAAATTAAATGAAAGAGAATTATTGTATTATTGTATGTGTCTAAAACAAAATGCCTGGAAATATTCATATGGAAGGCAAGCAAATAAAACTTTAAAAGATTTAGAAATTCCATCCAAGGAAGAAATTCCTACTTGGGCGTATTCATTAAAAGTCAATGAATTGAAAAAAGAACCAATTATCTCTAAAAAAATTGAATTAGATGTTAAAAATTGGAAAAATTTTAAGATTATCGATTTATTTGAAATTAAGAAGGGTGAAAGATTAGTAAAAGAAGAAAGAATAGAAGGAATGATTCCATTAATCACCGCAACTTCTGAAAATAATGGTGTTGTAGATTATATCTCTTATGATGACTTTAAGGATAATAAAAAGATTTTTAGAGATAAAGTAACTATTGATATGTTTTTTAATGTATTTTATCATAATTATGGCTATTTTAGTGATGACAATGTTCATACCCTAATTCCGAAAAATATTTCTCTCAATAAATATGTTTGCCTGTTTTTGGCAACAACTCTAAAGAAACTTCATTACAAATATGATTTCGGCAGGCAGGCAAGATTACAAAGATTAGATTTCGATGAAATCAAATTACCCGTAGATAAAAAAGGAACTCCTGATTGGCAAGTTATGGAAGAGTATATAAAATCATTGAATTACAGCTCAAATTTATAG